In the genome of Hyphomonas sp. Mor2, one region contains:
- a CDS encoding alpha/beta hydrolase: MIRDIPTDCEKPSLLSNLRELGTPLEFLKFPFMTPSLATAPRGDGRKIVLIPGFTAPEFSMQPLSLYLRYLGYDASTWGLGVNGGNVDPLTRQFGQSIEQMADQADAPVTLIGWSLGGVIARETARLFGDSVREIITMGTPLIGGPKYTSVGQIYAMREGLDLDAFEHEVHARNSVGLPQPLTVIYSKSDGIVGWQAARDVYNPHARNVVVRSTHFAMGTNSTVWKVIANTLAGQSPV; this comes from the coding sequence ATGATTAGAGATATTCCCACAGATTGCGAGAAGCCGAGTCTTCTGTCGAATCTGCGAGAGCTGGGCACGCCGCTCGAGTTTCTGAAATTCCCTTTCATGACCCCGTCCTTGGCAACGGCCCCGAGGGGGGACGGGCGAAAGATCGTGCTCATCCCAGGGTTCACGGCGCCGGAATTCTCGATGCAGCCGCTGTCGCTGTATTTGCGATATCTGGGATATGACGCTTCGACCTGGGGGTTGGGCGTGAATGGCGGAAATGTCGACCCACTGACCCGGCAATTCGGGCAAAGTATCGAACAAATGGCAGATCAGGCAGATGCGCCGGTAACCCTGATTGGCTGGAGCCTTGGCGGGGTGATCGCCCGCGAAACCGCCCGCCTGTTCGGCGACTCCGTGCGCGAAATCATCACCATGGGGACGCCGCTCATTGGCGGCCCGAAATACACATCTGTCGGTCAGATTTATGCCATGCGTGAAGGGCTCGACCTCGACGCATTTGAACATGAAGTGCATGCGCGCAACTCGGTGGGTTTGCCGCAACCACTGACCGTGATCTACTCCAAATCAGATGGGATTGTCGGCTGGCAGGCCGCCCGCGATGTCTACAATCCGCATGCGCGAAACGTGGTGGTGCGCAGCACGCACTTTGCGATGGGAACGAATTCGACCGTCTGGAAAGTCATCGCCAACACGCTCGCCGGCCAGTCACCGGTCTAG
- a CDS encoding serine hydrolase codes for MRRLLALATGLALATSPLAQAQNSEPSETTKLSLVAGYKALFTCSGLFSAGQTLPEIQSNELSGIYVDYRPLLNQISSAKIDQDARLVQVEFDNTLPPRIAVWRPGIGCSTLPVGATADMTAWLPSFSNMPSMSEPDNSTALGDNVTLTENTFALDLLGVPVSFAFDGSTYGQGTRTSAVIVLHKGQVVAEQYDRGIDRTTPQRTWSVAKSLTSTIIGAAIYDGILGLDNEAIIAEFNKGGDPRRQITLRHVLNMASGLESNNPGSRTDRLYFGGAAIADQLDDRSLEAVPGARFKYSNIDTLIAMRALREAMGNDAAYRAFPHTEVLQKIGARHTVLETDWNGDYMSSSQVWMTARDMARLGQLYLQDGKWGGEQILPPDWVDFVTTPAPSQPGGDTGYAGSFWLMNNVDGVPSDAFAGFGNRGQYMVVVPSRELVIVRRGFDVAGEARFEIGNFVANVVGAFDAAEQARLAAEAAAAALAEEEAN; via the coding sequence ATGCGCCGTCTATTAGCTCTCGCCACCGGCCTCGCCCTCGCAACGTCCCCCCTGGCCCAGGCCCAGAATTCAGAGCCCAGCGAAACAACGAAACTGTCGCTTGTCGCCGGATACAAAGCGCTATTCACCTGCTCCGGTCTGTTCAGCGCCGGTCAGACGCTGCCCGAGATACAGTCCAATGAACTCAGCGGCATCTATGTCGACTACCGCCCGCTGCTGAACCAGATCTCGAGCGCAAAGATCGATCAAGACGCTCGCCTGGTTCAGGTCGAGTTTGACAATACCCTGCCCCCGCGCATCGCCGTCTGGCGCCCCGGCATTGGCTGCTCCACACTGCCGGTCGGTGCGACCGCCGACATGACGGCCTGGTTGCCAAGCTTTTCCAACATGCCCAGCATGAGCGAGCCGGACAATTCGACCGCGCTCGGCGACAATGTGACCTTGACGGAGAATACATTCGCCCTCGATCTGCTTGGGGTGCCTGTCAGTTTTGCGTTTGATGGATCGACTTACGGCCAGGGCACCCGCACCAGTGCGGTGATTGTTCTACACAAGGGCCAGGTCGTGGCTGAACAATATGATCGCGGCATCGACCGGACCACACCGCAGAGAACATGGTCGGTCGCAAAATCGCTGACCTCTACCATTATCGGCGCCGCGATCTATGACGGCATTCTCGGCCTCGACAATGAAGCCATCATTGCGGAGTTCAACAAGGGCGGGGATCCGCGCCGCCAGATCACCCTGCGCCACGTGCTCAACATGGCGAGCGGACTGGAGTCCAACAATCCAGGCTCCCGTACGGACCGGCTCTATTTCGGCGGCGCTGCGATTGCGGATCAACTCGACGACCGGTCTCTCGAAGCCGTTCCAGGGGCGCGGTTCAAATATTCCAATATCGACACATTGATCGCGATGCGCGCGCTCCGCGAAGCAATGGGCAATGACGCCGCCTATCGCGCCTTCCCGCACACGGAAGTGCTGCAGAAGATCGGCGCCCGGCACACCGTTCTCGAGACTGACTGGAATGGCGACTACATGTCCTCGTCTCAGGTCTGGATGACCGCCCGCGATATGGCGCGTCTCGGCCAGCTTTACCTGCAAGACGGCAAATGGGGCGGCGAGCAGATCCTGCCGCCGGACTGGGTCGATTTCGTCACGACGCCCGCGCCGTCCCAGCCGGGTGGAGATACCGGATATGCAGGCTCATTCTGGCTCATGAATAATGTCGATGGTGTGCCATCGGATGCGTTTGCAGGCTTCGGCAATCGCGGTCAGTACATGGTCGTGGTGCCATCCCGAGAGCTGGTCATCGTCCGTCGCGGGTTCGATGTCGCGGGCGAAGCGCGTTTCGAGATCGGCAATTTTGTCGCCAACGTTGTCGGCGCCTTTGATGCAGCGGAGCAAGCGCGCCTCGCCGCCGAAGCAGCCGCGGCAGCGCTTGCGGAAGAAGAGGCGAACTAA
- a CDS encoding DUF559 domain-containing protein: MTRHAITRARCLRRDANFPERKAWEALRQLRKRGVAVRRQVPIEGLTVDFAIRSKKLVIEIDGGIHELEQVQLSDALRDERLEAAGWRVLRVPADLAISPDHLLQIVCAELGLD; encoded by the coding sequence ATGACCCGCCATGCGATTACGCGCGCGCGATGCCTGCGCCGCGACGCGAATTTTCCCGAACGAAAAGCCTGGGAGGCCCTTCGACAATTGAGGAAACGTGGCGTAGCCGTGCGGCGGCAAGTGCCGATTGAGGGATTGACCGTCGATTTCGCGATCCGATCAAAGAAGCTCGTCATCGAAATCGATGGTGGCATACACGAACTAGAACAGGTCCAACTCAGTGATGCGCTTCGGGATGAGCGGCTCGAAGCAGCGGGTTGGCGCGTGCTCCGCGTTCCAGCTGACCTAGCGATCAGCCCGGATCACTTACTTCAGATCGTATGTGCCGAGTTGGGCTTGGACTAA
- a CDS encoding ligase-associated DNA damage response exonuclease, whose translation MIRPDLLLHETPKGLYCPPGDFYIDPVRSAVDRAVITHGHADHARAGHGAVLATQETLDIMAARYGESFTASRQALAFGEMVEINGVTVWLAPAGHILGSAQVVVEWRGLRMVSTGDYKRRQDPTCQRFEVVPNTHVFITEATFGLPVFRHPDDRSEIRKLLASVDLFPARSHLVGVYSLGKAQRVIALLREAGYDRPLYIHGALEKLCQLYERSGVALGELRPATLAPGKRGESDVFRGEIVLGPPASFNDKWGRRFPDPVTCFASGWMGVRQRAKQRGVELPLVLSDHADWDELTQTVRDVDPEELWITYGREDALVRWAELEGRKARPLRLVGYEEENE comes from the coding sequence ATGATCCGCCCCGACCTGCTGCTGCATGAAACACCCAAGGGCCTGTACTGTCCGCCCGGGGATTTCTACATCGATCCGGTCCGAAGTGCTGTGGACCGTGCGGTCATCACACACGGGCACGCCGATCATGCGCGCGCTGGTCATGGCGCCGTGCTGGCGACGCAGGAAACGCTCGACATAATGGCCGCGCGATATGGCGAATCCTTCACGGCAAGTCGTCAGGCATTGGCATTCGGGGAAATGGTCGAGATCAATGGAGTGACGGTCTGGCTCGCGCCCGCGGGGCATATCCTTGGCTCGGCCCAGGTTGTGGTGGAATGGCGCGGCCTCCGCATGGTCAGCACCGGCGACTACAAGCGGCGCCAGGATCCGACCTGCCAGCGCTTCGAAGTGGTTCCGAACACGCATGTCTTCATCACCGAAGCGACGTTTGGCTTGCCGGTCTTTCGACATCCGGACGACCGCTCGGAGATCCGCAAACTTCTGGCCAGTGTCGACCTGTTTCCGGCTCGCTCACACCTGGTCGGGGTTTACTCGCTCGGCAAGGCGCAGCGTGTGATCGCCTTGCTGCGGGAGGCCGGGTATGACCGCCCACTCTATATTCATGGGGCGCTCGAAAAGCTGTGCCAATTGTATGAACGCAGTGGCGTCGCCCTGGGCGAACTGCGTCCGGCGACACTCGCCCCCGGAAAGCGGGGCGAGAGCGATGTGTTTCGCGGCGAGATTGTTCTGGGCCCCCCAGCGAGTTTCAATGACAAATGGGGACGCCGGTTCCCGGATCCGGTCACGTGCTTTGCTTCGGGTTGGATGGGCGTGCGCCAGCGAGCCAAGCAGAGAGGCGTCGAGCTGCCGCTGGTATTGTCCGATCATGCGGACTGGGACGAACTCACGCAAACCGTGCGCGATGTCGATCCGGAGGAGTTGTGGATCACGTATGGGCGCGAAGACGCACTGGTGCGATGGGCCGAGCTGGAAGGACGCAAGGCGCGGCCTTTGCGTCTGGTCGGTTATGAAGAAGAGAATGAATGA
- a CDS encoding (2Fe-2S)-binding protein, whose product MIICICRRINEQGVRDAIEAGARSPEAVQAHHGCSFNCGKCRCTIGEVISETLEADAQPLELIAAE is encoded by the coding sequence ATGATCATTTGCATCTGCCGCCGTATCAATGAACAGGGAGTGCGCGACGCTATCGAAGCAGGCGCCCGGTCCCCTGAAGCTGTGCAGGCACATCATGGCTGCAGCTTTAACTGTGGCAAGTGTCGTTGCACGATTGGCGAAGTGATCTCCGAGACGCTCGAGGCAGATGCTCAACCGCTTGAATTGATCGCGGCTGAATAG
- a CDS encoding ligase-associated DNA damage response DEXH box helicase, with product MPDTLSPAFALPDRFGAWFVQRGWAPRAHQLNLTETALASESALLIAPTGGGKTLAGFLASLIELSNKKTRNSERPALHTLYISPLKALAVDVARNLMTPVEEMGLDITIETRTGDTPSHKRQRQRKTPPDILLTTPEQLALFIASDHAADFFADLKCVIIDEIHAIAPSKRGDLLSLGLATLANWAPACRFIGLSATVHDPGVLQSWLAVRGDTPRLIVAEGGVHADVDILISDERIPWSGHSGRFAVGEVYEQIKAAQMSLVFVNTRSQAELLFQELWNVNEDGLPIALHHGSLAKDQRRKVEAAMAAGQLKAVVCTSTLDLGIDWGEVDLVIQMGAPKGAARLVQRIGRANHRMDEASRAMLVPTNRFEVLECRAAEEAVEAGEIDGEPLRNGALDVLAQHIMGRACGEGFGLEDLFDEVRQSAPYAALDWETYERVVDLVATGGYALKTYDRFKRITRQRDGLWSARTARDRQQHRMNVGAIVEAQHLKVRLASRVGKDKAGQATGRPALRAGRTLGEIEEYFISTLTPGDTFLFAGEILRFLGVQDNDCLVMRAPADNNPAIPSYNGGKFPLTQFLAGRVRKMIHERENWHALPDQVREWFEIQDLRSTIPAADELLIETFPRGQRHFLACYPFEGRLAHQTLGMLLTRRLERMGAKPLGFVASEYAMAVWAMEPMGQVDLQALFAPDLLGDDLEEWLDEAVLMKRHFAHCAQISGLIARRMPGKEKTGRQVSFSTDLIYDVLRSHEPDHILLQAARHDAATGFLDIRRLSDMLVRIQDKIVHKDLLKISPFAVPVMLEVGKEPVHGASVEEAILREAEADLIAEAMGVV from the coding sequence ATGCCGGATACGCTCTCCCCTGCTTTCGCTCTGCCCGATCGTTTTGGCGCTTGGTTCGTGCAGCGCGGCTGGGCACCGCGGGCACACCAGCTCAATCTCACCGAGACTGCCCTTGCCAGTGAAAGCGCCTTGCTCATCGCGCCGACCGGCGGCGGCAAGACCCTGGCCGGATTTCTCGCCAGCCTGATAGAGCTCTCCAACAAGAAGACCCGCAATTCTGAGCGCCCCGCCCTGCACACGCTCTACATCTCGCCGCTCAAGGCGCTCGCCGTCGATGTCGCGCGCAATCTGATGACGCCGGTGGAAGAAATGGGCCTCGACATCACGATCGAAACCCGCACGGGCGACACCCCCTCTCATAAGCGTCAGAGACAACGCAAAACGCCGCCCGACATCCTGCTGACGACACCGGAACAGCTGGCCTTGTTCATCGCCTCGGATCATGCGGCAGATTTCTTCGCGGATCTGAAATGCGTGATCATTGACGAGATTCACGCCATCGCACCGAGCAAGCGCGGGGACTTGCTCAGTCTTGGTCTCGCGACGCTGGCCAACTGGGCGCCAGCCTGCCGTTTCATCGGTTTGTCAGCGACCGTGCACGATCCGGGTGTGCTGCAATCCTGGCTCGCCGTGCGCGGCGACACGCCCCGGCTGATCGTGGCCGAAGGCGGTGTGCATGCCGATGTCGATATCCTGATCTCGGACGAGCGAATTCCATGGTCAGGCCATTCCGGACGGTTTGCGGTCGGCGAAGTGTATGAGCAGATCAAAGCCGCGCAGATGTCTCTGGTCTTCGTCAACACACGCTCGCAAGCCGAATTGCTGTTCCAGGAATTGTGGAACGTCAATGAAGACGGCCTGCCCATTGCGCTCCACCATGGCTCGCTCGCGAAAGACCAGCGTCGCAAGGTCGAAGCGGCCATGGCTGCAGGACAGTTGAAGGCGGTGGTCTGCACCTCGACCCTCGATCTCGGCATTGATTGGGGTGAGGTTGATCTCGTCATCCAGATGGGCGCGCCGAAAGGCGCGGCGCGGCTGGTGCAAAGGATCGGGCGGGCCAATCACCGTATGGATGAGGCCAGCCGCGCCATGCTGGTTCCGACCAATCGATTTGAGGTGCTGGAGTGCCGCGCGGCGGAAGAAGCCGTCGAGGCGGGGGAGATTGATGGCGAACCCTTGCGCAACGGCGCGCTGGATGTCCTCGCCCAGCACATTATGGGCCGCGCCTGCGGTGAAGGCTTCGGCCTGGAAGATCTGTTCGACGAGGTTCGGCAATCAGCGCCTTATGCCGCCCTCGACTGGGAGACGTATGAGCGCGTCGTCGATCTGGTTGCGACAGGCGGCTACGCGCTGAAGACCTATGACCGGTTCAAGCGGATCACAAGACAACGCGACGGACTCTGGTCCGCCCGCACCGCGCGGGACCGACAGCAGCATCGCATGAATGTCGGCGCCATTGTCGAGGCGCAGCATCTCAAGGTTCGCCTGGCCAGCCGGGTCGGCAAGGATAAAGCCGGTCAGGCCACCGGCCGCCCGGCCCTGCGTGCGGGTCGAACACTGGGCGAGATCGAGGAGTATTTCATCTCGACCCTGACGCCGGGCGATACATTTCTCTTCGCAGGCGAAATTCTTCGCTTCCTGGGCGTGCAGGACAATGATTGTCTCGTGATGCGTGCACCGGCGGACAACAATCCGGCCATCCCGAGCTATAATGGCGGCAAGTTTCCGCTGACCCAATTCCTGGCCGGGCGGGTCCGCAAGATGATCCATGAGCGCGAGAACTGGCACGCTCTGCCCGATCAGGTGCGCGAATGGTTCGAGATCCAGGATCTGCGCTCGACCATCCCGGCCGCCGATGAGCTTCTGATCGAAACTTTCCCCCGTGGGCAGAGACATTTCCTCGCCTGCTATCCGTTTGAGGGTCGCCTCGCGCACCAGACATTGGGCATGCTGCTGACCCGTCGCCTGGAACGAATGGGCGCCAAGCCGCTCGGCTTTGTCGCTTCGGAATATGCGATGGCGGTCTGGGCTATGGAACCGATGGGGCAAGTCGACTTGCAGGCTCTGTTCGCCCCCGACCTGCTTGGCGACGATCTGGAAGAATGGTTAGACGAGGCCGTCCTGATGAAGCGTCACTTCGCGCATTGCGCGCAGATATCCGGCCTGATCGCGCGCCGAATGCCGGGAAAGGAGAAGACCGGCCGCCAGGTGAGTTTCTCAACCGACCTGATCTATGACGTGCTGCGCAGCCACGAACCGGATCATATCCTGCTGCAAGCCGCCCGGCATGACGCCGCCACCGGTTTCCTCGACATCCGCCGCCTGTCAGACATGCTGGTCCGCATCCAGGACAAGATCGTGCACAAGGACTTGCTCAAGATCAGCCCGTTCGCCGTCCCGGTCATGCTCGAAGTCGGCAAGGAGCCGGTGCATGGCGCCAGCGTCGAGGAGGCCATCCTGCGAGAAGCGGAAGCGGATCTGATCGCCGAGGCGATGGGGGTGGTTTGA
- a CDS encoding fatty acid desaturase, giving the protein MDATIRVDAIGVRIGRRWNTRPLGPDQGAMDMNQMQDLSNLSQAELMRLEREVAARHIDKFPYFAVFWAFSNFAVWLALWPLVFMGILPLWLGFIIATLNISLSYLPSHEAQHDIIAKPGTKLRWLNQLVGHVSTIPLVMPYSTLKWTHMEHHKHANDPALDPDYGTHATTPLRAIWKTFENRQPRSEWIEAYPKTLERVGRIEGIVHAILYQLVFYGVLFGLAWSGYAIEAALLWWLPRHLAFSYIQYYLSWAPHNPGLSKGRYKDTRSFRSILGNIGSLGMQYHIIHHLHPRIPLYRTPRAYWEMKPILEARGCDVHDL; this is encoded by the coding sequence ATGGACGCCACCATTCGGGTTGACGCCATTGGTGTTCGGATTGGTCGTCGGTGGAACACTCGGCCTCTTGGCCCAGATCAGGGGGCGATGGATATGAACCAGATGCAGGACTTGTCGAACCTCTCGCAAGCCGAGCTCATGCGACTCGAGCGCGAAGTCGCCGCCCGACATATTGATAAGTTTCCGTATTTCGCGGTGTTCTGGGCATTCAGCAATTTCGCAGTATGGCTGGCGCTCTGGCCGCTGGTCTTTATGGGCATACTGCCGCTGTGGCTGGGCTTCATCATCGCGACGCTCAATATTTCGCTTTCCTATCTGCCGAGTCACGAAGCCCAACACGATATCATTGCCAAACCCGGCACTAAGCTGCGATGGCTCAACCAGCTGGTGGGACACGTCTCTACAATCCCTCTGGTCATGCCTTACAGCACGCTCAAGTGGACCCACATGGAGCACCACAAGCATGCCAATGATCCGGCGCTCGACCCTGATTATGGCACGCATGCGACCACTCCGCTTCGCGCAATCTGGAAAACGTTCGAGAACCGCCAACCTCGTTCCGAATGGATTGAGGCCTATCCAAAGACCTTGGAACGCGTCGGTCGCATTGAAGGGATCGTCCACGCGATCCTCTATCAACTGGTCTTCTATGGCGTTCTTTTTGGCTTGGCGTGGAGTGGGTATGCCATCGAAGCCGCCCTTCTCTGGTGGCTGCCTCGTCATCTCGCATTCAGCTACATCCAATACTATCTCAGCTGGGCGCCGCACAATCCTGGCCTCAGCAAAGGCCGTTACAAGGACACGCGCAGCTTCCGGTCAATCCTGGGCAATATCGGCTCGCTTGGCATGCAATACCATATCATCCACCACCTGCACCCGCGCATCCCACTCTATCGGACTCCGCGTGCCTATTGGGAGATGAAGCCGATCCTCGAAGCGCGCGGTTGCGACGTGCACGATCTCTAG
- a CDS encoding methylated-DNA--[protein]-cysteine S-methyltransferase, translating to MTLVMKPLDERCVAYARMADALEHLGDTWRDWPDLRSCAEAVGLSPSHFQREFTRWAGISPKQYQATLAHTEAGDLLRQGASVLDTTFETGLSSPSRLHDLFIAHEALSPGEAKSSGDGARLSIGKAGTPFGTGVFLISPRGLCGLGFADEGAQAKTGFVHPGYAEDRVFEDMMNRYPNADFKHDDAEAKRWADRIFGDGGEVPLAMYGTPFRRQVWRALLEIPAGETWTYGQVASAAGNPKAARAAGTAIGANTIAWLIPCHRALASDGRLHNYHWGTARKRAMLTYEKVHTAAE from the coding sequence ATGACACTTGTGATGAAACCGCTCGACGAACGCTGTGTTGCTTATGCGCGCATGGCGGATGCCCTTGAACACTTAGGCGACACCTGGCGCGACTGGCCGGATCTGCGCAGCTGCGCCGAGGCGGTCGGTCTGTCGCCCAGTCACTTTCAGCGTGAGTTTACGCGCTGGGCCGGGATCAGTCCCAAACAGTATCAGGCCACGCTCGCCCACACAGAAGCCGGAGATCTGCTCCGCCAGGGCGCCAGCGTCCTGGACACCACTTTCGAGACCGGGCTTTCCTCGCCGTCGCGCCTGCATGACCTGTTCATCGCCCATGAAGCGCTTTCGCCGGGCGAAGCAAAATCCAGCGGGGATGGAGCTCGTCTGAGCATTGGCAAGGCCGGTACGCCTTTTGGGACCGGAGTCTTCCTGATCTCTCCGCGTGGGCTTTGTGGCCTTGGTTTTGCGGATGAGGGCGCCCAGGCCAAAACCGGGTTCGTGCATCCTGGTTATGCCGAGGACCGGGTCTTTGAAGACATGATGAACCGCTACCCCAACGCTGATTTCAAGCATGATGATGCAGAGGCCAAACGTTGGGCTGATCGGATTTTTGGCGATGGTGGCGAGGTGCCGCTGGCCATGTACGGGACCCCGTTCCGGCGGCAGGTCTGGCGCGCTTTGCTCGAAATTCCGGCGGGAGAAACCTGGACGTATGGACAGGTCGCAAGCGCTGCCGGAAACCCCAAAGCTGCGCGCGCGGCGGGCACGGCGATCGGTGCAAACACGATTGCCTGGCTGATCCCATGCCATCGCGCGCTTGCATCTGACGGTAGGTTACATAATTACCATTGGGGCACGGCGCGAAAACGTGCCATGCTGACTTATGAGAAGGTGCACACGGCGGCGGAATAA
- a CDS encoding VOC family protein — protein sequence MSVEFLHSMVRVTDIDAALKFYGEGLGLQELLRYENEAGRFTLVFLASPDDIERCGGIPENTLPTAMDIPMVELTYNWDPEDYGSGRNFGHLAYRVGNIYEACERFQDLGVTINRPPRDGRMAFVRSPDGISVELLQKGTPLEPAEPWASMDNEGSW from the coding sequence ATGAGCGTTGAATTCCTGCACTCAATGGTGCGTGTGACCGATATTGATGCGGCCTTGAAATTCTATGGAGAAGGGCTCGGGCTGCAGGAATTGCTGAGATACGAGAATGAAGCCGGTCGATTTACCCTGGTCTTCCTCGCTTCACCCGATGATATCGAACGTTGTGGCGGGATCCCGGAGAATACCTTGCCGACGGCGATGGACATTCCGATGGTTGAGCTGACCTATAACTGGGATCCGGAGGACTATGGCAGCGGCCGGAATTTCGGGCATCTCGCTTACCGAGTCGGCAATATCTATGAAGCTTGCGAGCGCTTTCAGGACCTCGGTGTGACCATAAACCGACCCCCGCGCGACGGGCGTATGGCGTTCGTGAGATCGCCGGATGGCATTTCGGTGGAACTCCTGCAAAAGGGCACCCCCCTTGAGCCAGCAGAACCGTGGGCCAGCATGGATAATGAAGGCAGCTGGTAG
- a CDS encoding crotonase/enoyl-CoA hydratase family protein gives MQDRVTITMLEDGIADVRLIRADKMNALDAAMFSGLTEAIDQLKSMSGLRVVVLSGDGPAFCAGLDLSSFGKSDKKKENSDPTRGLSPRTKGISNDPQYVAYGWREIPVPVIVAAHGVAFGGGLQLLSGADVKYIHPDTRCAVMEMKWGLVPDMAGFPLWRENVRGDVLRELTYTNREFSGREAVELGFATHVSETPREDAMALAKVIALKNPQAVRGAKRLFAVQSHSTDAELLQAESVEQDGIIRKPNQLEAVKASMEKRRPEFAD, from the coding sequence ATGCAGGATCGCGTTACGATCACGATGCTTGAAGATGGGATTGCGGATGTACGATTGATCCGCGCGGACAAGATGAATGCGCTCGATGCCGCGATGTTCAGTGGCCTCACCGAAGCGATCGACCAGCTGAAATCCATGTCCGGACTGCGCGTCGTGGTCCTGTCCGGGGACGGCCCTGCCTTCTGCGCCGGTCTCGATCTCTCGAGCTTTGGTAAATCGGACAAGAAAAAAGAGAATAGCGATCCAACCCGCGGTCTGTCTCCGCGCACCAAGGGCATCAGCAATGACCCGCAATATGTCGCCTATGGCTGGCGGGAAATCCCGGTGCCGGTCATCGTCGCGGCCCATGGCGTCGCCTTTGGAGGCGGTTTGCAACTGCTCTCCGGCGCTGATGTGAAATACATTCACCCGGACACGCGCTGCGCCGTGATGGAAATGAAATGGGGCCTGGTGCCGGATATGGCTGGCTTCCCCCTCTGGCGCGAGAATGTCCGCGGCGACGTGTTGCGCGAACTGACCTATACCAATCGCGAGTTCTCCGGCCGCGAGGCTGTCGAGCTGGGCTTTGCCACTCATGTCAGCGAGACCCCGCGCGAAGACGCGATGGCGCTGGCCAAAGTCATCGCCCTGAAAAATCCGCAAGCCGTGCGCGGCGCGAAACGCTTGTTTGCGGTACAGAGCCATTCCACGGACGCTGAATTGCTGCAGGCGGAATCGGTCGAACAGGACGGCATCATTCGCAAACCCAACCAGCTGGAGGCGGTCAAGGCCTCGATGGAGAAACGCCGGCCTGAATTTGCCGATTAG
- a CDS encoding DUF3833 domain-containing protein, translating into MRLSDLFAPTLAVATSAAVTTGCVTGPSLDDYSEAPRDLVLEDYFKGKTAAYGVFEDRFGKVRRSFKVDITGTVQNGVLTLDERFIYDDGERDTRVWEIEILGDGAYRGTAGDVPEYAEGRVVGNTFNWKYKVDLKVGDSVWNVGFDDWMYLLEDGVLINRAYVTRFGIRIGEVTIAFQQVD; encoded by the coding sequence ATGCGCCTCTCAGATCTGTTTGCCCCGACGCTTGCCGTTGCCACCAGCGCCGCTGTGACCACCGGTTGCGTGACTGGTCCCAGTCTCGACGACTATTCCGAAGCACCGCGAGACCTGGTGCTGGAAGACTATTTCAAGGGCAAGACGGCCGCCTATGGTGTGTTTGAAGACCGGTTCGGAAAAGTACGGCGCAGTTTCAAAGTCGACATTACTGGCACCGTGCAAAATGGGGTCCTAACGCTCGATGAGCGTTTCATCTATGATGACGGAGAGCGCGACACGCGCGTCTGGGAAATCGAAATCCTGGGCGACGGCGCCTATCGCGGGACCGCCGGAGACGTGCCGGAATATGCCGAAGGTCGGGTCGTCGGAAACACATTCAACTGGAAGTACAAAGTCGATCTCAAAGTGGGCGACAGCGTCTGGAATGTCGGCTTTGACGATTGGATGTACCTGCTCGAGGACGGCGTGCTGATCAATCGCGCTTATGTGACCCGGTTCGGCATCCGCATTGGCGAAGTGACCATTGCGTTTCAACAGGTGGACTAG